A single region of the Thermococcus sp. Bubb.Bath genome encodes:
- a CDS encoding polysaccharide deacetylase family protein has protein sequence MGRIVALTFDVEQDCPPFAETKNGMRYGLPKVMDLLEGYGIKGTFLFTGRMAEEFPELARRAAKKHELGCHGLEHERFDRLSMDEVRKRLLEARGILTRFGEIISFRAPNFQFPDEYYPLLAQLGFKVDSTKARHKGWKKGVVQIGGITEVPATTSIVTRLPWRLQERFHRKFESPVV, from the coding sequence ATGGGTAGAATCGTTGCGCTCACCTTTGACGTGGAGCAGGACTGTCCACCCTTCGCGGAGACGAAGAACGGGATGCGGTACGGCCTTCCAAAGGTTATGGACCTCCTTGAGGGGTACGGGATTAAGGGGACGTTCCTCTTCACGGGCAGGATGGCGGAGGAGTTCCCGGAGCTTGCCAGGAGAGCGGCCAAAAAGCACGAGCTCGGCTGCCACGGCCTGGAACACGAGAGGTTTGACAGGCTGTCTATGGACGAGGTCAGAAAACGGCTTTTGGAGGCCAGGGGAATACTCACCCGTTTTGGAGAGATTATCTCCTTTCGCGCCCCCAATTTCCAGTTTCCCGACGAGTACTACCCCCTTCTAGCTCAGCTCGGGTTCAAAGTCGACTCTACCAAAGCGAGACACAAGGGGTGGAAGAAGGGAGTCGTCCAGATTGGGGGAATAACCGAGGTTCCCGCCACCACCTCGATAGTCACGAGGCTCCCCTGGAGACTCCAGGAACGCTTTCACAGGAAGTTCGAGAGTCCCGTTGTCTAA
- a CDS encoding TIGR00375 family protein, protein MIADADLHIHSRYSKAVSKAMTIPNLAKNARFKGLGLVGTGDILNPNWEEELLKYAEKVDEGTYKRAGIRFLLTTEVEDDRRVHHVLIFPSIETVREMRERLKPYSKNIEREGRPHVNLSAAEIADLANELDVLIGSAHAFTPWTSLYKEYNSLEEAYGDAKIHFLELGLSADSEMADRIRAHHKLTYLSNSDAHSPMPHRLGREFNRFEVKEATFEEVRKAILRRGGREIILNAGLDPRLGKYHLTACSRCYTKYTLEEAKAYHWKCPKCGGRIKKGVRDRILELSDTDERPEDRPPYLHLAPLAEVIAMVIGKGVETKSVRVIWERFLREFGSEIRVLVDVPVEALAEVHEGVAKAVWAYREGKLIVVPGGGGKYGEIKLPEEIRKASIEELESVEVKVESEEIRPKQVSLMKFSRKG, encoded by the coding sequence ATGATTGCAGATGCCGACCTCCACATTCATTCCCGCTACTCAAAGGCCGTTTCAAAGGCCATGACGATACCTAACTTAGCGAAAAATGCCCGTTTCAAGGGGCTCGGCCTCGTCGGAACCGGGGACATACTCAACCCAAACTGGGAAGAAGAGCTCCTCAAATACGCCGAAAAGGTCGACGAGGGAACCTACAAAAGGGCAGGAATCAGGTTTCTCCTCACCACCGAGGTGGAAGACGACAGAAGGGTTCACCACGTTCTCATTTTCCCGAGCATAGAAACCGTCCGTGAGATGAGGGAGAGATTGAAGCCGTATTCAAAAAACATCGAAAGGGAGGGTAGGCCGCACGTTAATCTCTCAGCCGCAGAAATCGCAGACCTTGCCAATGAGCTCGACGTTTTAATCGGGTCAGCCCACGCGTTCACCCCCTGGACGAGCCTCTACAAGGAGTACAACAGCCTTGAAGAAGCTTATGGAGACGCAAAAATTCACTTTCTCGAGCTTGGTCTCTCCGCAGATTCAGAAATGGCCGATAGAATAAGGGCACACCACAAACTAACCTATTTAAGCAACAGCGACGCTCACTCACCTATGCCCCACAGACTTGGAAGGGAGTTCAACCGCTTCGAGGTTAAGGAGGCGACCTTTGAGGAGGTCAGGAAAGCCATCCTAAGGCGCGGCGGGAGGGAAATAATCCTCAACGCCGGTTTAGATCCAAGGCTCGGCAAGTACCATCTCACTGCCTGTTCCCGTTGCTACACGAAGTACACGCTTGAAGAGGCCAAAGCCTATCACTGGAAGTGCCCCAAATGCGGCGGGAGGATAAAGAAGGGCGTAAGGGATAGAATACTCGAACTCTCCGATACGGATGAGAGACCGGAGGACAGGCCACCCTATCTTCACCTCGCCCCCCTCGCCGAGGTAATAGCGATGGTGATTGGAAAGGGTGTGGAGACCAAATCGGTGAGGGTCATCTGGGAGCGCTTTTTGAGGGAGTTCGGGAGCGAGATAAGGGTTTTGGTCGATGTTCCCGTTGAGGCTCTTGCAGAGGTTCACGAGGGGGTTGCCAAGGCGGTATGGGCCTACCGCGAAGGAAAGCTCATAGTTGTTCCCGGTGGGGGAGGAAAGTACGGCGAGATTAAGCTCCCGGAGGAGATAAGGAAGGCGAGCATAGAGGAGCTTGAGTCAGTCGAAGTGAAAGTAGAGAGCGAGGAGATAAGGCCGAAGCAGGTGAGTTTGATGAAGTTTTCGAGAAAGGGTTAA
- a CDS encoding AbrB/MazE/SpoVT family DNA-binding domain-containing protein produces the protein MEVVRVSSKGQVVIPKEVRERLV, from the coding sequence ATGGAAGTGGTTCGGGTTTCCTCAAAGGGGCAGGTGGTAATCCCTAAGGAAGTGAGGGAGAGGCTGGTATAA
- a CDS encoding thiamine-phosphate kinase, producing MRESEIITLFLKHLKKQGDLPLGDDAGALRMGHEWLVATNDMLVRKTDVPDIMTPEQVGFKAVTMNVSDVAAMGAKPVGFLFSLGIPAGLGADYLEGIARGIENALEFYDVPVLSADTNEADDLIIDGIALGITGKPLTRSGAKPGDLVCVTGDLGRALAGYLVWRHNLEVPKDIRNSLYEKFLSPKARVSEGILLGGIANAAIDVSDGLSKELYLLAGMSGVRIRISSARLPIREEVVKVAETLSLDPVEVALSSGEEFELLFTVTSENVLGLDFDFTVIGRAEKGAGVYIDGTPLPRGGWEHLVTHSFI from the coding sequence ATGAGGGAATCCGAGATAATCACCCTTTTCCTCAAACACCTGAAAAAACAGGGGGATCTCCCCCTTGGAGACGACGCCGGGGCTTTGAGGATGGGCCACGAGTGGCTGGTTGCCACGAACGACATGCTCGTCAGAAAAACGGACGTTCCCGACATAATGACGCCTGAGCAGGTCGGCTTCAAGGCCGTAACCATGAACGTGAGCGATGTAGCTGCTATGGGGGCTAAGCCTGTGGGGTTCCTCTTTTCACTGGGGATTCCAGCGGGACTTGGTGCGGATTACCTCGAAGGAATTGCGAGGGGAATAGAGAACGCCCTGGAGTTCTACGATGTTCCAGTCCTTAGCGCCGACACCAACGAGGCCGACGATTTGATAATAGACGGGATTGCCCTCGGGATAACGGGAAAACCCCTTACACGCTCAGGAGCAAAGCCAGGCGACCTCGTCTGCGTTACCGGCGACCTTGGAAGGGCTCTGGCTGGATACCTCGTGTGGAGGCACAATCTTGAGGTTCCTAAAGATATCAGGAATTCACTCTACGAGAAGTTTCTCTCCCCAAAGGCGAGGGTTAGTGAGGGTATCCTTCTCGGCGGAATAGCTAACGCGGCCATAGACGTAAGCGACGGCCTCTCCAAGGAGCTTTATCTCCTGGCGGGGATGAGCGGGGTTAGGATTAGGATAAGCTCTGCCCGCCTTCCCATTCGGGAAGAAGTGGTCAAAGTAGCGGAAACCCTCTCTCTGGATCCGGTGGAGGTTGCCCTCTCCAGTGGAGAGGAGTTTGAGCTCCTCTTTACCGTCACCTCTGAGAATGTACTTGGCCTCGACTTTGATTTTACTGTCATCGGGCGAGCTGAGAAGGGAGCCGGAGTCTATATCGACGGCACACCCCTTCCACGGGGTGGTTGGGAGCACCTTGTGACCCATAGTTTCATATGA
- a CDS encoding lysylphosphatidylglycerol synthase domain-containing protein translates to MFESVVSSAGRYASLVKGVPLYYLLIAIALYYISVVIYALRWKLVLKGVGKDASLVELIKALMAGLFVNTVT, encoded by the coding sequence ATGTTCGAGTCTGTTGTTAGCTCCGCTGGTAGGTATGCATCCCTGGTTAAGGGGGTCCCCCTCTATTACCTTCTCATTGCCATCGCTCTCTACTATATCAGCGTCGTTATCTACGCCCTCCGCTGGAAGCTGGTTCTAAAGGGGGTCGGTAAAGATGCGTCCCTGGTCGAGCTCATCAAAGCCCTAATGGCGGGACTTTTTGTCAACACCGTTACCTGA
- a CDS encoding helix-turn-helix transcriptional regulator — MKVRELIAGLDEKQRRSVSKCLDECRLVDPEEEVLVEVSKEVLDFVKVLANPIRLSILKMLMNRWMCVCLIAKALDQDQTLISHHLRSLKRMGLLEERREGKIRFYRTNPKSLREGIDGLIKEIGVPKSEASD; from the coding sequence ATGAAGGTCAGGGAGTTAATTGCCGGACTCGATGAGAAGCAGAGGAGGAGTGTTTCCAAGTGCCTTGATGAGTGCAGGCTCGTTGATCCCGAGGAGGAGGTTCTGGTTGAGGTTTCCAAAGAGGTCCTGGATTTCGTTAAGGTTCTGGCCAACCCGATACGCCTTTCCATCCTGAAGATGCTCATGAATCGCTGGATGTGTGTCTGCCTGATAGCGAAGGCCCTGGACCAGGACCAGACCCTTATAAGCCACCACCTGCGTTCCCTTAAGAGGATGGGCCTACTTGAAGAGAGGAGGGAGGGCAAAATTCGCTTTTACAGAACCAACCCCAAGAGCCTCCGCGAGGGCATAGATGGACTGATAAAGGAGATTGGGGTGCCAAAAAGTGAGGCCTCAGACTGA
- a CDS encoding nucleotide pyrophosphohydrolase produces MRPQTEVDELIERMGGYWSPFQMLAALVEEVGELADAMLAFEGVKGRADKANLEEELGDALFALACIANFYGFDMEEALHKSVEKYRKRDLNKRFDVR; encoded by the coding sequence GTGAGGCCTCAGACTGAAGTCGATGAACTCATTGAGCGCATGGGGGGCTACTGGTCCCCCTTCCAAATGCTCGCCGCCCTCGTTGAGGAAGTGGGGGAGCTCGCCGATGCAATGCTGGCCTTTGAGGGGGTAAAGGGGAGAGCCGATAAAGCTAACCTGGAGGAGGAGCTTGGGGATGCCCTTTTTGCCCTGGCGTGCATAGCCAATTTTTACGGGTTCGACATGGAAGAGGCCCTTCATAAGAGCGTTGAAAAGTATCGGAAGAGAGACCTCAACAAGCGTTTCGACGTCCGTTGA
- a CDS encoding putative toxin-antitoxin system toxin component, PIN family, protein MRLLLDTNVLISAYFWHGNERRLLWECILGNHECFVSGYILDEMQVVLVRKFNLPEGSVKRYSSLIQRFIKVVKAEKDPNISCDRKDNPVIWACVKAKVDLLVTGDKDLLFLIYKKMKLCVDAHCFKVLPVKEVLK, encoded by the coding sequence ATGAGGCTGCTCCTTGATACGAACGTCCTAATCTCAGCTTACTTCTGGCATGGAAACGAGAGGCGGCTTCTCTGGGAGTGTATCCTTGGAAACCATGAGTGCTTCGTTTCCGGTTATATTTTGGACGAGATGCAGGTTGTCCTCGTTCGAAAGTTCAATCTTCCCGAGGGGAGCGTTAAGCGTTACTCTTCCTTAATTCAGAGGTTTATTAAGGTAGTCAAAGCGGAAAAAGATCCTAACATCTCCTGCGACCGGAAGGACAACCCCGTAATCTGGGCCTGCGTGAAGGCAAAGGTGGATTTGTTGGTAACGGGAGATAAAGACCTTCTGTTCTTGATATATAAGAAAATGAAACTCTGTGTGGATGCGCACTGTTTTAAGGTGCTCCCCGTTAAGGAGGTTCTAAAATGA